CGTCGTCTGGGATCCCGATGCCGGACCGCTGGGCGGATTGACGGCAGCCACCCTGCGCCAGGCCAGGGTGATTTTGTGGCATGGGTACTGCTCCGTCCATCAAATGTTTACCCTCGCCCATGTGGCCATGTTTCGCGAGCGGACGCCGGGGATCCAGATCATCGTCCACCCTGAATGCTCCTTTGAGGTGTGTCGTCAGGCCGACCATCTGGGTTCGACCGAACAAATCCAGGCGGTGGTGCGGGCCGCGCCTTCCGGTTCAAAATGGGCCATCGGGACGGAACTCAATCTGGTCAACCGGCTCAAAAACGAAATGCCGGACAAAGAGATCCATTTTTTGTGTCCGACCATCTGCATGTGCTCGACCATGTTTCGCATCGACCCACAGCATTTGTGTTGGACGTTGGAAAATCTGCTGGCGGGGCATGTGGTCAATCCGGTCACGGTTCCAGAGCGGGAGGCCGCAGCAGCCCGTACCGCCCTCAACCGCATGCTGGCTGTGGTGTAACGATTATGCCCACGTTTCTGGAACAAGCCATTGCCATAGCTTTGCAGGCCCATCAGGGGCAGACCGACAAAACGGGTGAACCATATATTCTCCACCCCCTGCGCTTGATGCTGCGCCTCTCCTCCAACGCGGAACGCATCGTTGCCGTATTGCACGATGTCGTCGAGGACACCCCGATCACCCTGGATGATCTGCGCCAGTATGGCTTTTCCGAGGAGATTCTCGCCGCTGTCGATCTTCTGACCCATCGGCCCGAGGAGAGCTACGAATCCTATGTCGCACGATTAACCAAGAATCCTCTGGCGCGCCGGGTCAAGTTGGCCGATCTGCATGACAACATGGATTTGCGCCGCTTTCCCACCGAACCCCTGCCCAAGGATTGGGAACGCATGGCGCGTTATCAACGGGCGTGGATGGTTTTGCAGGCAGGTCATGATTCATGACTCGCAAGGTGTTTCGAGACGCCATCCACGACATGATTTCACTGGATCGGGAGCACGCTTCCCCGGCCCATGATCCTGTGGAATGGGGCGATGCCCTGATCCTGGATTTGATCGATGCGCCGCCGATGCAGCGTCTGCGCCGCATCCGGCAACTGGGCACCGCTTCCCGCGTCTATCCCACCGCCGAGCACAGCCGGTTTTCCCATGCCCTCGGGGTGATGCACCTGGCCAAACGCATCCTGCACATCCTGGGGCGGCAGGAGTCGGGACCGATTGATCGTGTGGCGGCTTTGCAGGTCAAGGTGGCGGCCTTGCTCCATGACGTGGGCCACGGACCCTACTCCCACTTGTTCGAGATCATTTTTGGCGCAGCCGTCAACCACGAGGCCCTGGGGTGGCGCATCGTGGCAGAACCAGGTTCCGTGCGCTCGATCATCAGCCGCCATTGTTGCCGGTTGGGCCTGGACGAGGAGACTTTCTTTCATGGCCTGCGGGCTGTATGGGGGAAGGATGGGCGTCTGCATCCCCAGGAGGC
This sequence is a window from Magnetococcales bacterium. Protein-coding genes within it:
- a CDS encoding HD domain-containing protein, with product MPTFLEQAIAIALQAHQGQTDKTGEPYILHPLRLMLRLSSNAERIVAVLHDVVEDTPITLDDLRQYGFSEEILAAVDLLTHRPEESYESYVARLTKNPLARRVKLADLHDNMDLRRFPTEPLPKDWERMARYQRAWMVLQAGHDS